Proteins co-encoded in one candidate division KSB1 bacterium genomic window:
- a CDS encoding alanine:cation symporter family protein: MEPFIDTVVISTITALVIVISGAWQIPGLEDVKLTSKAFETSIAWFPYVLALAVFLFGFSTIISWGYYTEKIWTFIFGDSKRSVTTFKTLFCLLLIPGAVLSAAQVFNIIDSLFFLLAIPNIVGLYIMAPELKADLKSYLARLKSGEIKETVVPEVWR; this comes from the coding sequence ATGGAGCCGTTCATCGATACCGTGGTGATCAGCACCATCACGGCGCTGGTGATCGTCATAAGCGGGGCCTGGCAAATCCCGGGGCTCGAGGACGTGAAGCTGACTTCCAAGGCCTTCGAGACCTCGATTGCCTGGTTCCCCTACGTATTGGCGCTGGCCGTATTCCTGTTTGGTTTTTCGACCATTATTTCCTGGGGCTATTACACCGAAAAGATCTGGACCTTCATTTTCGGTGACAGCAAGCGCTCGGTGACGACCTTCAAAACGCTCTTCTGCCTGTTGCTGATCCCGGGGGCGGTGCTCAGCGCGGCCCAGGTCTTCAATATTATCGACAGCCTGTTTTTCCTTCTGGCCATCCCCAATATCGTCGGGCTCTACATCATGGCGCCCGAACTGAAGGCCGACCTGAAGAGTTATCTGGCCAGGCTCAAATCGGGCGAGATCAAGGAAACCGTGGTGCCTGAAGTATGGCGTTGA